A window of the Lactuca sativa cultivar Salinas chromosome 5, Lsat_Salinas_v11, whole genome shotgun sequence genome harbors these coding sequences:
- the LOC111914874 gene encoding scarecrow-like protein 21 has protein sequence MQNYYQTPVENMDRNLYPSDLNQGIRFSVQTSEFGNNSSSTASFSSNGSSISQQDSHSYIPDTYHSPDYTYTSHVSRVGFTDTNTDDLEYRLRELETAMLGTDQDFLESYNGSSSWGETNQTISDTMSEMISRGNFKELLLACAKSVAENDSITANWLMSVLRPMVSVSGEPAHRLGAYMLEGLVARLSSSGSSIYKTLNCKEPTGNELFSYMRVLYEACPYFKFGYLSANGAIAEAMKNENKIHIIDFQIAQGSQWVTLIQALASRPGGPPTLRITGVDDSTNAYARGGGVNIIGQRLANLAESCNIPFQFHGIPVSGSEVEASHLGIVPGESLAVNFAFMLHHMPDESVDPLNHRDRLLRLIKGLSPKVVTLVEQESNVNTAPFFHRFQETLNYYTAIFESIDVTLPRDHLQRINVEQHCLARDIVNIIACEGAERVERHELLGKWKSRFTMAGFKPYPLSTLVNSTIKALLESYSHKYRLEERDGALFLGWSNRDLVASCAWK, from the coding sequence ATGCAGAACTATTACCAAACACCTGTTGAAAACATGGATCGGAACCTATACCCATCCGATTTAAACCAAGGGATCCGTTTTTCTGTTCAAACATCTGAATTCGGTAACAACTCTTCTTCTACGGCAAGCTTCTCCTCAAATGGCAGCTCTATTTCACAACAAGATTCTCACTCCTACATTCCAGACACATACCATTCCCCTGACTATACTTACACCTCACATGTAAGTAGGGTTGGTTTCACAGATACCAACACAGATGATCTAGAGTACAGACTAAGAGAACTAGAAACCGCCATGCTTGGAACCGATCAAGATTTCTTGGAATCTTACAATGGTTCATCTTCTTGGGGTGAAACCAATCAAACAATTTCAGACACCATGTCAGAGATGATATCAAGAGGAAACTTCAAAGAATTGCTCCTCGCGTGTGCCAAATCAGTTGCAGAAAACGATTCAATCACCGCCAACTGGCTAATGTCTGTGTTACGCCCTATGGTGTCGGTTTCCGGCGAGCCAGCTCATCGTTTAGGAGCTTACATGCTTGAAGGGCTAGTTGCAAGACTATCTTCTTCAGGCAGCTCAATCTACAAAACCCTAAATTGCAAAGAACCAACAGGAAACGAACTCTTTTCCTACATGCGTGTACTCTATGAAGCATGTCCTTACTTCAAATTCGGTTACCTATCCGCCAATGGCGCGATAGCAGAagccatgaaaaacgaaaacaaAATCCACATAATCGATTTCCAAATCGCTCAGGGTTCCCAATGGGTAACCCTAATCCAAGCTCTCGCCTCCCGCCCCGGTGGGCCCCCCACCCTTCGCATCACCGGCGTCGATGACTCCACAAACGCGTACGCGAGAGGCGGTGGTGTCAACATCATCGGTCAACGGTTAGCAAATCTAGCGGAATCATGTAACATCCCGTTCCAATTCCACGGAATCCCGGTTTCCGGTTCCGAGGTCGAGGCTTCACATCTCGGAATCGTCCCGGGGGAATCGTTAGCGGTTAATTTCGCGTTTATGCTTCATCACATGCCGGACGAAAGCGTGGACCCTTTAAATCATAGGGACCGATTGTTGCGTCTCATAAAAGGGTTGTCTCCGAAAGTCGTGACACTTGTCGAACAGGAATCGAACGTGAATACCGCTCCGTTTTTTCATCGGTTTCAAGAGACTTTAAATTACTACACGGCTATTTTCGAGTCGATCGATGTGACCTTACCACGGGATCACCTACAGAGGATTAATGTTGAACAACATTGTCTTGCGCGTGATATTGTGAATATAATCGCGTGTGAGGGTGCGGAGAGAGTGGAGAGACATGAACTTCTTGGGAAATGGAAATCAAGGTTTACAATGGCGGGATTTAAACCGTATCCTTTGAGCACGCTTGTGAATTCGACTATTAAGGCTTTGCTTGAAAGCTATTCGCATAAATATAGACTTGAAGAACGTGATGGGGCTTTGTTTCTTGGTTGGTCGAATCGAGATTTGGTGGCTTCATGTGCCTGGAAATGA